In Archangium violaceum, the following are encoded in one genomic region:
- a CDS encoding type III-B CRISPR module-associated Cmr3 family protein produces the protein MSTTARFALLPRDGLFCKDGRGWYTSDVGRSHSHPWPPPSTIRGALRAAWGQSLMARSSRTLSPAQWERETQDVALGPVLALLRPLGEDFAPEHRMWPVPADALAVDGRLQRLLPRRPTRGVATLGTEDDAALEALWRPVLPPGKPRSLQPFWTEDALSGWLRGETPKSRGQSGPPFRVDVRVTLNIDTQTAEPGMLYQTPILEMLCREPLGTGAREWALGLECTLPADAPDFPGGPLGLGGKRRLTLAERVTPALFAAPRGLPERSPGLRLILATPAQFQRGWLPDGLERAEYQGDPAWVGTLPGVEGQVVLRAALVNRPLELSTWDMVQRRARATRRLVPAGSVYFFERVDGRPFTALSTLWLAPWGNGREEGLGRVLPGHWNPEEMNT, from the coding sequence ATGAGCACGACCGCGCGCTTTGCCCTGTTGCCGCGTGATGGGCTGTTCTGCAAGGACGGACGTGGCTGGTACACCAGCGACGTCGGCCGGAGCCATTCCCACCCCTGGCCTCCGCCCTCCACGATTCGTGGCGCTCTGCGGGCGGCCTGGGGCCAGTCCCTCATGGCCCGCTCCTCGCGAACCCTGTCCCCGGCACAATGGGAGCGGGAAACCCAGGACGTCGCCCTCGGACCCGTGCTCGCCCTCCTTCGGCCCCTGGGTGAGGATTTCGCTCCCGAGCACCGTATGTGGCCCGTGCCGGCGGATGCCCTGGCCGTGGACGGACGTCTCCAGCGACTTCTGCCCCGACGCCCCACGCGCGGTGTCGCGACCCTGGGCACGGAGGACGACGCGGCGCTGGAGGCCCTGTGGCGCCCCGTGCTCCCGCCAGGCAAGCCGAGGTCCCTGCAGCCCTTCTGGACGGAGGACGCCCTGAGTGGCTGGCTGCGCGGCGAGACTCCAAAGTCCCGCGGACAGTCCGGTCCTCCCTTCCGTGTCGACGTCCGGGTGACCTTGAACATCGACACCCAGACCGCGGAGCCTGGCATGCTGTACCAGACGCCCATCCTGGAGATGCTCTGTCGCGAGCCTCTCGGCACTGGAGCGCGCGAGTGGGCCCTGGGTCTGGAATGCACGCTGCCCGCGGATGCTCCGGACTTTCCCGGTGGGCCGTTGGGGCTGGGTGGCAAGCGGAGGTTGACGCTGGCCGAGCGCGTGACACCCGCGCTCTTCGCGGCGCCCAGGGGGCTGCCGGAGCGCTCCCCCGGGCTGCGGTTGATTCTGGCCACACCCGCGCAATTCCAACGAGGCTGGCTGCCGGATGGTCTGGAGCGTGCTGAGTACCAAGGAGACCCCGCGTGGGTGGGCACCTTGCCGGGAGTCGAGGGGCAGGTGGTGCTCCGCGCGGCCCTGGTGAACCGGCCCCTGGAACTGTCTACCTGGGACATGGTCCAAAGGAGGGCTCGCGCCACCCGTCGATTGGTGCCTGCGGGTTCGGTCTACTTCTTCGAGCGGGTGGATGGACGTCCCTTCACCGCCCTGAGCACGCTCTGGCTGGCCCCCTGGGGCAATGGCCGCGAGGAGGGCTTGGGGCGGGTACTGCCCGGGCATTGGAACCCCGAGGAGATGAACACATGA
- a CDS encoding type III-B CRISPR module-associated protein Cmr5, translating into MIHRTRQQTRALHAYERVMRVPPGERADYATHVHALGAAVLRNGLAAALAFLERELESEKAKQDKPVGRLLKDLADALLPGPPRMAGVKLPEAVRRLEMSDYMLATRELLQVLVWFRRAVQATFTQEDRSHVADGGR; encoded by the coding sequence ATGATCCATCGAACGCGGCAGCAGACGCGAGCCCTCCACGCCTACGAACGGGTGATGCGCGTGCCTCCGGGCGAGCGCGCGGACTATGCGACGCACGTCCACGCCCTTGGTGCCGCCGTGCTGCGCAATGGCCTGGCTGCGGCGCTGGCCTTCCTCGAGCGTGAGTTGGAGTCCGAGAAGGCGAAGCAAGACAAGCCCGTGGGACGGCTTCTCAAGGACCTCGCTGACGCACTGCTGCCCGGGCCTCCCCGGATGGCGGGCGTGAAGCTACCCGAGGCGGTGCGCCGGCTCGAGATGAGCGACTACATGCTGGCGACCCGCGAGCTGCTCCAGGTGTTGGTGTGGTTCCGGCGCGCGGTGCAGGCCACCTTCACGCAGGAGGATCGAAGCCATGTGGCTGATGGCGGACGGTGA
- the cmr4 gene encoding type III-B CRISPR module RAMP protein Cmr4, which translates to MSMEIRPYLLHALSPLHAGTGQSVGIIDLPIARLRATNIPFVPGSSLKGVLREARRSLPPAEWEALFGPLREVSGAAGDEAREGDHAGALVVGDARLVALPVRSFLGTFAWVSSPLLLELARRDLAGLDGLPGRMKRLPATGARVGAGSITVSPKQRRLLLEDLDLDAQVEPAVDAWARFLSRTWPEEEEGLRERFAVVDDETMSFLLETATQVETRVRIDPDTGTVVQGALWQEESLPAETLLVGVLAAGRSLRRGTELSATEVLERALKGTALLQLGGKATVGRGRCRLAAWPGVSREARP; encoded by the coding sequence ATGAGCATGGAGATCCGGCCCTACCTGCTGCACGCCCTCTCGCCCCTGCACGCGGGGACGGGGCAGAGCGTGGGCATCATCGACCTACCCATCGCGAGGCTGCGTGCGACGAACATCCCCTTCGTTCCTGGCTCCTCGCTCAAGGGCGTGTTGCGCGAGGCGCGCCGGAGCCTGCCGCCAGCGGAGTGGGAGGCCCTCTTCGGCCCGTTGCGTGAGGTGAGCGGTGCGGCGGGGGATGAGGCTCGTGAGGGAGACCATGCCGGTGCGCTGGTGGTGGGAGACGCGCGGTTGGTGGCGCTGCCCGTGCGCAGCTTCCTGGGTACCTTCGCATGGGTGTCTTCGCCGCTGCTCCTGGAACTGGCGCGTAGGGACCTGGCGGGCCTCGATGGGCTACCGGGGCGCATGAAGCGGCTACCCGCTACCGGCGCACGGGTGGGGGCGGGCAGCATCACCGTGTCGCCCAAGCAGCGCAGGCTTTTGCTGGAGGATCTGGACCTGGATGCCCAGGTGGAGCCTGCGGTGGATGCCTGGGCACGCTTCCTCTCGCGGACGTGGCCCGAGGAGGAGGAGGGGCTGCGCGAGCGCTTCGCCGTGGTGGACGACGAGACGATGAGCTTCCTCCTGGAGACGGCCACCCAGGTGGAGACGCGCGTGCGGATCGACCCCGATACTGGCACGGTGGTGCAGGGGGCGCTCTGGCAAGAGGAGAGCCTGCCCGCGGAGACCCTGTTGGTAGGGGTGCTGGCCGCGGGGCGCAGTCTGCGCCGGGGCACCGAACTGAGCGCGACGGAGGTGCTCGAGCGGGCGCTGAAGGGGACGGCGCTGTTGCAACTGGGCGGTAAGGCCACCGTGGGTCGGGGCAGATGCCGGCTGGCGGCGTGGCCTGGGGTTTCGAGGGAGGCACGGCCATGA
- the cmr6 gene encoding type III-B CRISPR module RAMP protein Cmr6 → MWLMADGEDRCPETPGQVPSHAGLGYTRCAPLAVLQEDPAARKRWLELLTQCREPARYSQAYRRWKESFQGPDTLCFIVRAESRVLVGHGTSSATGVGLTLHHTWGVPVLPGSALKGLTAHYVQTVYGPEPGIEDPEREPFRGTTWEFSRPSRAPGRVFRRLFGSPDVDELSEKGSQGEVVFHDALWVPAEMGSGPMLARDVLTVHQRAYYESGGREWPVDFDDPNPVSFLTVAPGNRFLVVLEARGERALLERAGRYVREALESWGLGGKTAAGYGRLVSETPSLQSSRILETPALMELKTWLEEQKARNVGQRQQFQQVEQQWAKRLLALSMPERHEAIRLFRKFLNLKRGDEQQRFEELLTRLRA, encoded by the coding sequence ATGTGGCTGATGGCGGACGGTGAGGACCGGTGTCCGGAGACTCCCGGGCAGGTGCCGAGCCACGCGGGCCTGGGGTACACACGGTGCGCGCCCCTGGCCGTGCTTCAAGAGGATCCCGCCGCGCGCAAACGATGGTTGGAGCTTCTGACCCAATGCCGCGAGCCGGCCCGTTATTCACAGGCCTATCGCCGCTGGAAGGAATCCTTTCAGGGTCCAGACACCCTCTGCTTCATCGTACGGGCGGAGAGCCGGGTTCTCGTGGGGCACGGCACCTCGTCGGCCACCGGAGTAGGGCTGACGCTGCACCACACCTGGGGAGTGCCCGTGCTGCCCGGCTCGGCCCTCAAGGGACTGACGGCCCATTATGTTCAGACGGTGTATGGCCCGGAGCCCGGCATCGAGGATCCCGAGCGTGAGCCCTTCCGTGGCACGACCTGGGAGTTCTCGCGTCCGAGCCGGGCCCCAGGCCGGGTGTTCCGACGGCTGTTCGGCTCTCCGGACGTAGACGAGCTTTCGGAGAAGGGCAGCCAGGGGGAGGTGGTCTTCCATGATGCGTTGTGGGTTCCGGCGGAGATGGGGAGTGGGCCGATGCTGGCACGAGACGTGCTCACCGTGCACCAGCGTGCGTATTACGAGAGCGGGGGCAGGGAATGGCCCGTGGACTTCGACGATCCCAATCCCGTGTCGTTCCTGACGGTGGCTCCGGGCAATCGCTTCCTGGTGGTCCTGGAGGCGAGGGGCGAGCGAGCGCTGCTGGAGCGGGCAGGCCGTTACGTGCGCGAGGCGTTGGAGTCCTGGGGCCTGGGAGGAAAGACCGCGGCTGGGTACGGGCGTCTCGTCTCGGAGACACCGAGCCTCCAATCCAGCAGGATTTTGGAGACCCCGGCCCTGATGGAGCTGAAGACTTGGTTGGAGGAGCAGAAGGCGCGCAACGTAGGCCAGCGACAACAGTTCCAGCAGGTGGAGCAGCAATGGGCGAAGCGGTTGCTCGCCTTGTCGATGCCGGAGCGGCACGAAGCGATTCGCCTCTTCAGGAAGTTCCTGAACCTCAAGCGCGGCGATGAGCAGCAACGGTTCGAAGAACTCCTCACGAGGCTTCGTGCATGA
- the cas6 gene encoding type I-MYXAN CRISPR-associated protein Cas6/Cmx6: MTSPVIDLLFPVRGGPVPLDHGYLLFSALSHRLPGLHERHDVGVFTLRGTRADAKVLHLERGALRLRCPADSLAFFLPLARSSLSLAGHEIHLGRPGIHPLAASPSLSSRLVTFKHALDAARFEFSSRKFLMELRCEGTLTLGRRRILSIAGRKVVGFALTVGGLAPEDSLRLQTHGLGGRRHLGCGLFLPTRHEEVRNGPRSSWDPHFLPTGALALWARMLGS; this comes from the coding sequence ATGACGTCGCCTGTCATCGATCTTCTGTTTCCCGTGCGCGGCGGGCCGGTGCCGCTTGACCACGGCTACTTGCTGTTCTCGGCACTCTCGCATCGGCTTCCCGGTTTGCACGAGCGCCATGACGTCGGTGTCTTCACCCTGCGTGGCACGAGAGCCGATGCCAAGGTCCTCCACTTGGAGAGAGGTGCGCTGCGTCTGCGCTGTCCAGCGGATTCCCTCGCGTTCTTCCTGCCGCTCGCGCGTAGTTCACTCTCCCTCGCGGGCCATGAAATCCACCTGGGAAGGCCAGGGATCCACCCCCTGGCGGCTTCTCCTTCGCTGTCCTCGCGGCTCGTCACCTTCAAGCACGCCCTGGACGCCGCCAGGTTCGAGTTCTCCTCGCGCAAGTTCCTGATGGAACTGCGCTGCGAGGGGACGTTGACCCTGGGCCGGCGGCGCATCCTGTCCATCGCGGGAAGAAAGGTCGTGGGCTTTGCCCTTACAGTGGGAGGCCTCGCGCCAGAAGACTCCTTGCGTCTTCAAACGCATGGTCTGGGTGGGCGCCGTCACCTGGGCTGTGGGCTGTTCCTTCCCACCCGGCACGAGGAGGTTCGGAACGGCCCAAGGTCAAGCTGGGACCCCCACTTCCTGCCAACGGGAGCGTT
- the cas10 gene encoding type III-B CRISPR-associated protein Cas10/Cmr2, which produces MSTAHLLLMSLGPVQDFIAQARRTRDLWFGSHVLSELSLEAARTAQKLQAELIFPALVEGEEAAPSVPNKLLVLVRQGDPREVARAAREAARTRLRDWGMEVWYKHPQLVDAGALGTAQEQLGTLLEFHAAWCSFSPPDEYRNALSFVEAALAERKRLRPFAPWKHQRGGRHKSSLDGARESVLVEGRREGGDWSRFRIGRREELDAIGLLKRTGGKPGQFIPVPTIGLAAYTALAKETKAPAMERLRRECSRFLTPVQPGKREWVRDFPFDAQLLLPGRWSTYLEEQELEREVAERFGQDFVRPLLATLGEPFPYVACLMADGDKMGETLQTLASHGPTAHQSLSRTLSGFASEARRIIEEQHRGVLVYAGGDDVVGFVCLPDALGCAAELSRAFSAAMKRGLEGRGVKEPTLSVGLGVGHVLESLGDLLDLGRRAEQLAKGEDRNGFALLARLRSSREHAWRLRWSDGPVKAIEDTVTLREKGTLPMTKVREVYTALRRIPRHAVSPQDEARWRPVLLGEVQRVLARVEAGTPGAGLTPQQAGLDLKEDGTLEELHTQVEAWAERVFLAEMLSRATLRSRGDTRGAA; this is translated from the coding sequence GTGAGCACCGCGCACCTGCTCCTCATGAGCCTTGGTCCCGTGCAGGACTTCATCGCCCAGGCCCGGCGAACCCGGGACCTGTGGTTCGGCAGCCATGTGCTCAGTGAGTTGAGCCTCGAGGCCGCCCGTACCGCCCAGAAGCTTCAGGCGGAGCTCATCTTCCCCGCGCTCGTGGAAGGCGAGGAGGCCGCTCCCAGCGTCCCCAACAAGCTCCTGGTGCTCGTGCGGCAGGGAGACCCGCGCGAGGTGGCCCGGGCCGCCCGGGAGGCGGCGCGCACACGGCTGCGCGATTGGGGCATGGAGGTCTGGTACAAGCATCCCCAACTCGTGGACGCTGGTGCTCTTGGCACCGCCCAGGAGCAACTGGGCACCCTCTTGGAGTTCCATGCCGCCTGGTGTTCCTTCTCGCCGCCAGACGAATACCGCAACGCCCTGAGTTTCGTGGAAGCCGCGCTGGCCGAGCGCAAGCGGCTGCGCCCATTCGCTCCGTGGAAGCACCAGCGGGGAGGCCGTCACAAGTCCAGCCTGGATGGTGCACGTGAGTCCGTGCTGGTCGAGGGGAGGCGTGAGGGCGGCGACTGGAGCCGCTTCCGCATTGGTCGGCGCGAGGAGCTGGACGCCATCGGTCTGCTCAAGCGCACTGGCGGGAAGCCCGGGCAGTTCATCCCCGTCCCGACCATCGGCCTCGCTGCCTATACGGCGCTCGCGAAGGAGACGAAGGCTCCGGCGATGGAGAGGCTTCGCCGGGAGTGCTCTCGGTTCCTGACGCCAGTCCAGCCGGGGAAAAGAGAATGGGTGCGCGACTTCCCCTTTGACGCGCAGCTCCTGCTGCCCGGCCGGTGGAGCACGTACCTGGAAGAGCAAGAATTGGAGCGCGAGGTCGCGGAGCGCTTCGGCCAGGACTTCGTGCGGCCCTTGCTTGCCACCCTGGGTGAGCCCTTCCCCTATGTGGCCTGCCTTATGGCGGACGGCGACAAGATGGGAGAGACGCTTCAAACCCTGGCTTCTCATGGCCCCACCGCGCACCAGTCCCTGTCTCGCACGCTCTCCGGGTTTGCCTCCGAGGCCCGGCGCATCATCGAGGAGCAGCACAGGGGCGTGCTGGTCTACGCCGGAGGGGATGACGTGGTCGGCTTCGTCTGTCTTCCGGACGCGCTGGGCTGCGCCGCTGAGCTGTCGCGGGCCTTTTCCGCCGCCATGAAACGGGGACTCGAAGGCCGGGGTGTGAAAGAGCCCACGCTGTCGGTGGGGCTGGGGGTAGGTCATGTGCTGGAGAGCCTTGGAGACCTGCTGGACCTGGGGCGGCGTGCGGAGCAGTTGGCCAAAGGGGAGGACCGGAACGGCTTCGCACTCCTGGCTCGGCTGCGTTCCAGCCGTGAGCATGCCTGGCGGCTCCGTTGGTCCGATGGACCCGTGAAAGCGATCGAGGACACCGTCACTCTTCGCGAGAAGGGCACGTTGCCCATGACGAAGGTCCGCGAGGTGTACACGGCGCTGCGGCGCATTCCCCGTCACGCCGTTTCGCCGCAGGACGAGGCGCGTTGGCGGCCTGTGCTGTTAGGAGAAGTGCAACGGGTGCTGGCTCGTGTGGAGGCAGGCACTCCCGGGGCGGGACTCACACCCCAGCAGGCGGGACTGGACTTGAAGGAAGACGGCACCCTGGAGGAACTCCACACCCAGGTAGAGGCCTGGGCGGAGCGCGTGTTCCTGGCGGAAATGCTCTCACGCGCCACCCTCCGGTCGCGGGGTGACACTCGAGGTGCGGCATGA